A window from Cyprinus carpio isolate SPL01 chromosome A11, ASM1834038v1, whole genome shotgun sequence encodes these proteins:
- the lims1 gene encoding LIM and senescent cell antigen-like-containing domain protein 1 isoform X1, which produces MLGVSEMTGSNMANALANAACERCKSGFAPAEKIVNSNGELYHEQCFVCAQCFQQFPEGLFYEFEGRKYCEHDFQMLFAPCCHQCGEFIIGRVIKAMNNSWHPDCFCCDICQAVLADVGFVKNAGRHLCRPCHNREKARGLGKYICQKCHAIIEEQPLIFKNDPYHPDHFNCSNCGKELTADARELKGELYCLPCHDKMGVPICGACRRPIEGRVVNAMGKQWHVEHFVCAKCEKPFLGHRHYERKGLAYCETHYNQLFGDVCYHCNRVIEGDVVSALNKAWCVNCFSCSTCNTKLTLKDRFVEVDLKPVCKHCYERLPEELKRRLAKRERDSRERRKKVIAVCL; this is translated from the exons ATGCTGGGGGTGTCAGAGATGACGGGCAG CAACATGGCCAATGCCCTGGCAAACGCCGCGTGCGAACGGTGTAAAAGCGGATTTGCCCCAGCGGAGAAGATCGTCAACAGCAACGGTGAGCTGTATCACGAACAGTGCTTCGTCTGTGCCCAGTGTTTCCAGCAGTTTCCTGAAGGGCTCTTTTATGAG TTTGAGGGAAGGAAATACTGTGAGCATGATTTCCAGATGTTGTTTGCTCCCTGTTGTCACCAGTGTG GAGAGTTTATAATTGGGCGTGTGATTAAGGCCATGAATAACAGCTGGCACCCTGACTGTTTCTGCTGTGATATCTGCCAAGCCGTGCTCGCCGATGTTGGATTCGTCAAGAATGCCGGCCG CCATCTCTGCCGTCCGTGTCATAACCGTGAGAAAGCTCGGGGCCTCGGGAAGTACATCTGTCAGAAGTGTCATGCCATCATCGAGGAACAGCCCCTCATCTTCAAAAATGACCCCTACCATCCAGACCACTTCAACTGCAGTAACTGCGG TAAGGAGCTGACCGCGGATGCTCGTGAGCTAAAAGGGGAACTCTACTGCCTCCCCTGCCATGATAAGATGGGCGTGCCGATCTGCGGAGCCTGCAGGCGTCCTATCGAGGGCCGTGTGGTCAACGCCATGGGCAAACAGTGGCATGTTGAG CATTTTGTCTGTGCCAAGTGCGAGAAGCCTTTCCTGGGACATCGTCATTACGAGAGAAAAGGACTTGCTTACTGCGAGACTCACTACAACCAG CTGTTTGGTGATGTTTGTTACCATTGCAACCGTGTGATCGAAGGAGACG TGGTGTCAGCTCTAAATAAGGCTTGGTGTGTGAATTGCTTCTCGTGCTCGACTTGTAACACCAAGCTCACCCTCAA GGACAGGTTTGTGGAAGTGGACCTGAAGCCAGTGTGTAAACACTGTTACGAACGCCTGCCGGAAGAGCTGAAGCGGCGTTTGGCTAAACGTGAACGCGATTCTCGCGAACGGCGAAAGAAAGTCATCGCCGTCTGTCTGTAA
- the lims1 gene encoding LIM and senescent cell antigen-like-containing domain protein 1 isoform X3, whose amino-acid sequence MLGVSEMTGSNMANALANAACERCKSGFAPAEKIVNSNGELYHEQCFVCAQCFQQFPEGLFYEFEGRKYCEHDFQMLFAPCCHQCGEFIIGRVIKAMNNSWHPDCFCCDICQAVLADVGFVKNAGRHLCRPCHNREKARGLGKYICQKCHAIIEEQPLIFKNDPYHPDHFNCSNCGKELTADARELKGELYCLPCHDKMGVPICGACRRPIEGRVVNAMGKQWHVEHFVCAKCEKPFLGHRHYERKGLAYCETHYNQLFGDVCYHCNRVIEGDVVSALNKAWCVNCFSCSTCNTKLTLKNKFVEFDMKPVCKKCYEKFPLELKKRLKKLAETVGRK is encoded by the exons ATGCTGGGGGTGTCAGAGATGACGGGCAG CAACATGGCCAATGCCCTGGCAAACGCCGCGTGCGAACGGTGTAAAAGCGGATTTGCCCCAGCGGAGAAGATCGTCAACAGCAACGGTGAGCTGTATCACGAACAGTGCTTCGTCTGTGCCCAGTGTTTCCAGCAGTTTCCTGAAGGGCTCTTTTATGAG TTTGAGGGAAGGAAATACTGTGAGCATGATTTCCAGATGTTGTTTGCTCCCTGTTGTCACCAGTGTG GAGAGTTTATAATTGGGCGTGTGATTAAGGCCATGAATAACAGCTGGCACCCTGACTGTTTCTGCTGTGATATCTGCCAAGCCGTGCTCGCCGATGTTGGATTCGTCAAGAATGCCGGCCG CCATCTCTGCCGTCCGTGTCATAACCGTGAGAAAGCTCGGGGCCTCGGGAAGTACATCTGTCAGAAGTGTCATGCCATCATCGAGGAACAGCCCCTCATCTTCAAAAATGACCCCTACCATCCAGACCACTTCAACTGCAGTAACTGCGG TAAGGAGCTGACCGCGGATGCTCGTGAGCTAAAAGGGGAACTCTACTGCCTCCCCTGCCATGATAAGATGGGCGTGCCGATCTGCGGAGCCTGCAGGCGTCCTATCGAGGGCCGTGTGGTCAACGCCATGGGCAAACAGTGGCATGTTGAG CATTTTGTCTGTGCCAAGTGCGAGAAGCCTTTCCTGGGACATCGTCATTACGAGAGAAAAGGACTTGCTTACTGCGAGACTCACTACAACCAG CTGTTTGGTGATGTTTGTTACCATTGCAACCGTGTGATCGAAGGAGACG TGGTGTCAGCTCTAAATAAGGCTTGGTGTGTGAATTGCTTCTCGTGCTCGACTTGTAACACCAAGCTCACCCTCAA gaACAAGTTTGTGGAGTTTGACATGAAGCCGGTGTGTAAGAAATGTTACGAGAAGTTTCCTCTGGAGCTGAAGAAGAGACTTAAGAAGCTGGCGGAGACTGTGGGCCGCAAGTAG
- the lims1 gene encoding LIM and senescent cell antigen-like-containing domain protein 1 isoform X2 yields the protein MLGVSEMTGSNMANALANAACERCKSGFAPAEKIVNSNGELYHEQCFVCAQCFQQFPEGLFYEFEGRKYCEHDFQMLFAPCCHQCGEFIIGRVIKAMNNSWHPDCFCCDICQAVLADVGFVKNAGRHLCRPCHNREKARGLGKYICQKCHAIIEEQPLIFKNDPYHPDHFNCSNCGKELTADARELKGELYCLPCHDKMGVPICGACRRPIEGRVVNAMGKQWHVEHFVCAKCEKPFLGHRHYERKGLAYCETHYNQLFGDVCYHCNRVIEGDVVSALNKAWCVNCFSCSTCNTKLTLKDRFVEVDLKPVCKHCYERLPEELKRRLAKRERDSRERRKKVIAV from the exons ATGCTGGGGGTGTCAGAGATGACGGGCAG CAACATGGCCAATGCCCTGGCAAACGCCGCGTGCGAACGGTGTAAAAGCGGATTTGCCCCAGCGGAGAAGATCGTCAACAGCAACGGTGAGCTGTATCACGAACAGTGCTTCGTCTGTGCCCAGTGTTTCCAGCAGTTTCCTGAAGGGCTCTTTTATGAG TTTGAGGGAAGGAAATACTGTGAGCATGATTTCCAGATGTTGTTTGCTCCCTGTTGTCACCAGTGTG GAGAGTTTATAATTGGGCGTGTGATTAAGGCCATGAATAACAGCTGGCACCCTGACTGTTTCTGCTGTGATATCTGCCAAGCCGTGCTCGCCGATGTTGGATTCGTCAAGAATGCCGGCCG CCATCTCTGCCGTCCGTGTCATAACCGTGAGAAAGCTCGGGGCCTCGGGAAGTACATCTGTCAGAAGTGTCATGCCATCATCGAGGAACAGCCCCTCATCTTCAAAAATGACCCCTACCATCCAGACCACTTCAACTGCAGTAACTGCGG TAAGGAGCTGACCGCGGATGCTCGTGAGCTAAAAGGGGAACTCTACTGCCTCCCCTGCCATGATAAGATGGGCGTGCCGATCTGCGGAGCCTGCAGGCGTCCTATCGAGGGCCGTGTGGTCAACGCCATGGGCAAACAGTGGCATGTTGAG CATTTTGTCTGTGCCAAGTGCGAGAAGCCTTTCCTGGGACATCGTCATTACGAGAGAAAAGGACTTGCTTACTGCGAGACTCACTACAACCAG CTGTTTGGTGATGTTTGTTACCATTGCAACCGTGTGATCGAAGGAGACG TGGTGTCAGCTCTAAATAAGGCTTGGTGTGTGAATTGCTTCTCGTGCTCGACTTGTAACACCAAGCTCACCCTCAA GGACAGGTTTGTGGAAGTGGACCTGAAGCCAGTGTGTAAACACTGTTACGAACGCCTGCCGGAAGAGCTGAAGCGGCGTTTGGCTAAACGTGAACGCGATTCTCGCGAACGGCGAAAGAAAGTCATCGCCGTCT ga